The following coding sequences lie in one Isoalcanivorax indicus genomic window:
- a CDS encoding integrase core domain-containing protein has product TTMTNQLIMDAFKMAVTSRKVEPGLILHSDRGVQYRSGEYQALLLGAGIRPSMSRKGSCWDNAAMESFFARFKVEALYAEDVRSKQEAYSCVFEYIELFYNSHRRHSTLGYKSPRAYEEGHARMCA; this is encoded by the coding sequence CACGACGATGACCAATCAGCTCATCATGGATGCCTTCAAGATGGCAGTCACATCCCGAAAAGTAGAGCCTGGGCTGATCCTGCACTCAGACAGAGGCGTCCAGTATCGCTCCGGCGAGTATCAGGCGCTTCTGTTGGGCGCAGGGATACGACCCAGCATGAGCCGCAAGGGGAGCTGCTGGGATAATGCCGCTATGGAGTCATTCTTCGCGCGCTTCAAGGTCGAAGCGTTGTATGCGGAGGACGTAAGGAGCAAGCAGGAGGCATACTCCTGCGTCTTCGAATATATTGAGCTATTCTATAACAGCCACCGACGACACAGCACTCTGGGCTATAAAAGCCCGAGGGCCTATGAAGAAGGGCATGCGCGTATGTGCGCCTAA
- a CDS encoding transposase, with protein sequence MPKYNNPRKTWRYADDFKVRAVEMSYQEGIQIQQVAEGLGIHPFMLSRRRKEYREGKIRSDGRKRVTVMKNPKAPRTAELNETARLKRENERLKKENDLLKKWQRYLAEQHQSDLDSSKSMDEN encoded by the coding sequence ATGCCGAAGTACAACAATCCAAGAAAGACTTGGCGGTATGCGGACGATTTCAAGGTCCGGGCCGTCGAGATGAGCTACCAGGAGGGCATTCAGATCCAGCAGGTTGCCGAGGGACTTGGCATTCACCCCTTCATGCTATCCCGCCGGCGTAAAGAGTATCGGGAAGGCAAGATCAGGTCTGACGGTCGCAAACGTGTAACAGTGATGAAAAACCCCAAAGCACCCAGGACCGCCGAGCTGAACGAGACGGCCAGGCTAAAGCGCGAGAATGAGCGACTCAAGAAGGAGAACGATCTCCTAAAAAAGTGGCAACGCTATCTGGCGGAACAACATCAGAGCGATTTGGATTCATCCAAGTCCATGGACGAGAACTAG
- a CDS encoding PepSY-associated TM helix domain-containing protein yields the protein MTRNTLRLWSGVHTWTSLICTVFMLMLCITGLPLIFHDEIDALLDTHDWQPAHPDGPLLSLDAMLDAALANRPGDVPLFMSFDIDRPVVNVTSAPTLDATVRDMHFASFDRTSGDLVPGEEGFDLMHFILDLHTDMFLGLPGMLFLGAMGVLLILAIISGVVLYAPFMRKLDFGTVRTQRSPRVKWLDYHNLLGIVTVAWLLVVGLTGVVNTLKTPIVDTWRTHALADLTAGYGDARVPTPQDMASLDDAVAQAEAAAPDMTLQFVAFPGGSWSTSFHYAIFLHGNTPLTSHIITPALVDARTGAFADLREMPWYNKALSLSGPLHFGDYGGLPLKILWAVLDVFTIVVLVTGLYLWRVRRKREKQGGSEV from the coding sequence ATGACCCGTAACACCCTGCGCCTCTGGTCTGGCGTCCACACCTGGACCAGCCTGATCTGCACCGTGTTCATGCTGATGCTGTGCATCACCGGCCTGCCGCTGATCTTTCATGACGAGATCGACGCGCTGCTGGACACCCACGACTGGCAACCCGCCCACCCGGACGGCCCCCTGCTGTCGCTGGACGCCATGCTCGACGCCGCCCTGGCGAACCGCCCGGGCGACGTGCCGCTGTTCATGAGCTTCGACATCGACCGCCCCGTGGTGAACGTGACCAGCGCCCCCACCCTGGACGCCACCGTGCGCGACATGCACTTCGCCTCGTTTGATCGCACCAGCGGCGACCTGGTGCCCGGCGAAGAAGGCTTCGACCTGATGCACTTTATCCTGGACCTGCACACCGACATGTTCCTGGGCCTGCCCGGCATGCTGTTCCTGGGCGCCATGGGCGTGCTGCTGATCCTGGCGATTATCTCCGGCGTGGTGCTGTATGCGCCCTTCATGCGCAAGCTGGACTTCGGCACCGTGCGCACCCAGCGCTCCCCCCGCGTGAAATGGCTGGACTACCACAACCTGCTCGGCATCGTGACCGTGGCCTGGCTGCTGGTGGTCGGCCTGACCGGCGTGGTGAATACCCTGAAAACCCCCATCGTCGACACCTGGCGCACCCACGCCCTGGCCGACCTCACCGCCGGTTATGGCGACGCCCGCGTGCCCACCCCGCAGGACATGGCCTCCCTCGACGACGCCGTGGCCCAGGCCGAAGCCGCCGCGCCCGACATGACACTGCAGTTTGTGGCCTTTCCCGGCGGCAGCTGGTCCACCAGCTTTCATTACGCCATCTTCCTGCACGGCAATACGCCTCTGACCTCGCACATCATTACCCCCGCGCTGGTGGATGCCCGCACCGGCGCCTTTGCCGACCTGCGCGAGATGCCCTGGTACAACAAGGCGCTGTCGCTGTCTGGCCCGTTGCACTTCGGTGATTACGGCGGGCTGCCGCTGAAGATTCTGTGGGCGGTGCTGGATGTGTTCACCATCGTGGTGCTGGTGACGGGGCTGTATTTGTGGCGGGTGCGGCGCAAGCGTGAGAAACAGGGAGGGAGTGAAGTATGA
- a CDS encoding TonB-dependent receptor, with translation MPRHSFSATALPPTLALALFSAASISQAQPTAPQDDGARLEVVEVQSSADASASGLSRPFAGGQVAEGGQVGVLGTQAMMDTPYSFIDYTELLIQDQQAASVGEVLLNDPAVRVARGFGNYQQVYLVRGLPVFSDDMTYNGLYGLLPRQYLASEFIERVQVLRGANTFLKGAAPGGSGLGGAVNVVPKRAPNDDLTQLTLGARTGVQGHAAADLARRSDDGRYGIRVNAARRDGDTAVDGESSELSMAHIGVDFRDGGLRVSGDLGFQDHRIEGGQPNITIDPGLPIPRTPDATTSIGQSWTFSDARDLFGTLRAEYDLRDNVTGWAAFGARTSEEAGIFANPTVNNANGDYTASRFDNTREDTVLTGEAGLRVRFNTGTVGHQLSASAASFELQSKNAWAMSAASITGNLYAPADVPPPVPDAFVGGDLNNPLTTIKTRVHSLTLADQMSLLDDRLLITLGARYQQLNDNSYDNTTGDRLSDASYDDSAITPSVGVVYKLTPSLSAYANYIEGLQKGERAPALTPGGDNVANAGEALAPYRTKQSEIGLKFERHTLGGSVSLYRSRKPIAALDDNDVFAVQDHQHNSGLELMAYGLLTPDLSVLGGVSYLDADVRGNTAIGSPRTQANFNMEYRLPQFTDLALDGRVIYTSTQFADAANQQQLDSWTRLDLGARYTLPLGNATLLTLRGRVENVTGEDYWASAGGFPGAGYLTVGAPRTWLLSATLNF, from the coding sequence ATGCCACGCCACTCCTTCTCAGCCACTGCCCTCCCCCCCACGCTGGCGCTGGCCCTGTTCAGCGCTGCCAGCATCAGCCAGGCGCAGCCCACGGCGCCGCAGGACGACGGGGCGCGGCTGGAGGTGGTGGAGGTGCAATCCAGCGCCGACGCTTCCGCCAGCGGGCTGAGTCGGCCTTTTGCCGGTGGCCAGGTGGCGGAGGGCGGCCAGGTGGGGGTGCTGGGCACCCAGGCGATGATGGATACGCCCTACAGCTTTATCGACTACACCGAGCTGCTGATCCAGGACCAGCAGGCCGCCAGCGTGGGCGAGGTGCTGCTCAACGATCCGGCCGTGCGGGTGGCGCGGGGCTTCGGCAATTACCAGCAGGTGTATCTGGTGCGCGGCTTGCCGGTGTTCTCCGACGACATGACTTATAACGGGCTCTACGGCCTGTTGCCGCGCCAGTATCTGGCCTCTGAATTCATCGAGCGGGTGCAGGTGCTGCGCGGCGCCAATACCTTCCTGAAAGGCGCCGCACCCGGTGGCAGCGGCCTGGGCGGCGCCGTGAACGTGGTGCCCAAGCGCGCCCCCAACGACGACCTGACCCAGCTCACCCTGGGCGCACGCACCGGCGTGCAGGGCCATGCGGCGGCGGATCTGGCGCGGCGTTCTGACGATGGCCGCTACGGCATTCGCGTCAACGCGGCGCGCCGCGATGGCGATACCGCCGTCGATGGGGAATCCTCCGAGCTGTCCATGGCGCATATCGGCGTGGACTTCCGCGACGGCGGCCTGCGCGTGTCCGGCGACCTGGGTTTTCAGGATCATCGTATCGAGGGCGGCCAGCCCAATATCACCATCGATCCCGGCCTGCCGATTCCCCGCACGCCGGACGCCACCACCTCCATCGGCCAGTCCTGGACCTTTTCCGATGCCCGGGATTTGTTTGGCACCCTGCGCGCGGAATACGACCTGCGCGACAACGTGACCGGCTGGGCCGCCTTCGGTGCCCGCACCAGTGAAGAAGCTGGCATCTTCGCCAACCCCACGGTGAACAACGCCAACGGCGACTACACCGCCAGCCGCTTCGATAACACCCGCGAAGACACCGTGCTCACCGGCGAAGCCGGACTGCGCGTGCGCTTCAATACCGGCACCGTCGGCCACCAGCTCAGCGCCTCGGCTGCCAGCTTCGAGCTGCAATCGAAAAACGCCTGGGCGATGTCCGCCGCCAGTATCACCGGCAATCTCTACGCCCCGGCAGACGTGCCGCCGCCCGTGCCCGACGCCTTTGTCGGCGGCGACCTGAACAACCCCCTGACCACCATCAAGACCCGCGTGCACAGCCTGACCCTGGCTGACCAGATGTCGCTGCTGGACGACCGCCTGCTGATCACCCTGGGCGCCCGCTACCAGCAACTGAACGACAACAGCTACGACAACACCACCGGCGACCGCCTGAGCGACGCCAGCTACGACGACAGCGCCATCACTCCCAGCGTGGGCGTGGTTTATAAACTGACGCCCTCACTGTCCGCCTATGCCAACTACATCGAAGGCCTGCAAAAGGGCGAACGTGCCCCGGCCCTGACCCCGGGCGGCGACAATGTCGCCAACGCTGGCGAAGCCCTGGCGCCCTATCGCACCAAACAAAGCGAAATTGGCCTGAAGTTCGAGCGCCACACCCTGGGCGGCAGCGTGTCCCTCTATCGCAGCCGCAAACCCATCGCCGCACTGGACGACAACGATGTGTTCGCCGTGCAGGACCATCAGCACAACAGCGGCCTGGAACTGATGGCCTACGGCCTGCTCACCCCCGACCTGAGCGTGCTCGGCGGCGTCAGCTATCTGGATGCCGATGTGCGCGGCAACACCGCCATCGGCTCACCCCGCACCCAGGCCAATTTCAATATGGAATACCGCCTGCCCCAGTTCACTGATCTGGCGCTGGACGGCCGCGTGATCTACACCAGCACCCAGTTCGCCGACGCCGCCAACCAACAGCAACTGGATTCCTGGACCCGCCTGGATCTGGGCGCCCGCTACACCCTGCCCCTGGGCAACGCCACCCTGCTGACCCTGCGCGGCCGCGTGGAGAACGTTACCGGTGAAGACTACTGGGCGTCTGCCGGTGGCTTCCCCGGTGCGGGCTACCTGACCGTGGGCGCCCCGCGCACCTGGCTGCTGTCCGCCACCCTGAACTTCTGA
- a CDS encoding DUF4160 domain-containing protein, with amino-acid sequence MPTVLRIGGYRFFFYSNENDEPRHIHIQKAGSAAKFWLDPVTMATSVGFSAAELNKLGKMVEQHRQLFMEAWDEFFGA; translated from the coding sequence ATGCCAACGGTTTTGCGTATTGGCGGATATCGGTTCTTTTTTTACTCTAACGAGAACGACGAGCCCCGCCATATTCATATTCAGAAAGCGGGTTCGGCGGCAAAATTCTGGCTGGATCCGGTTACTATGGCAACGAGTGTTGGGTTCTCTGCTGCGGAACTGAACAAGCTGGGTAAGATGGTAGAGCAACACAGACAGCTATTCATGGAGGCATGGGATGAATTCTTTGGCGCATGA
- a CDS encoding DUF2442 domain-containing protein, with the protein MNSLAHEVPAPQATVVRCTDDALLVSLADGRTLSVPLSWFPRLAAATPSQRAEFQLIGGGQGIHWPSLDEDISVAGLLRGKSAPAL; encoded by the coding sequence ATGAATTCTTTGGCGCATGAAGTGCCTGCTCCGCAGGCCACCGTCGTTCGATGCACCGATGATGCTTTGCTGGTATCACTTGCCGACGGCCGCACATTGTCCGTGCCGCTGAGCTGGTTCCCACGTCTTGCTGCGGCGACACCGTCTCAGCGAGCCGAGTTTCAGCTGATCGGTGGTGGGCAAGGTATTCATTGGCCCTCTCTTGACGAAGATATTTCCGTCGCCGGCTTGCTTCGCGGAAAATCTGCTCCTGCCTTATGA
- a CDS encoding zinc ribbon domain-containing protein YjdM, whose translation MSEHPDCPKCSSGFAYEDRGMWVCPECGYEWNGSELAHDDDALVVKDSNGNLLSDGDAVTVIRDLKIKGTSLVVKVGTKVKNIRLVEGDHDIDCKIDGIGPMKLKSEFVKKNQ comes from the coding sequence ATGAGTGAGCATCCAGATTGCCCGAAATGCAGCTCTGGCTTCGCCTATGAAGACAGGGGCATGTGGGTTTGTCCCGAATGTGGGTATGAATGGAATGGGAGTGAGCTTGCTCATGACGACGATGCGCTCGTGGTCAAGGATTCAAACGGTAACCTGCTTAGCGACGGTGACGCTGTTACGGTGATCCGGGATTTGAAGATCAAGGGCACTTCACTGGTCGTCAAGGTGGGAACAAAGGTGAAAAATATCCGGCTGGTTGAAGGCGATCACGATATTGATTGCAAGATAGACGGCATAGGACCCATGAAGCTCAAATCCGAGTTTGTAAAGAAAAATCAGTAA
- a CDS encoding DUF167 domain-containing protein encodes MTKLNIKVVPGASRTEIAGWMGDALRVRVAAPPEKGKANREAERLLSRVLGLPEGDVRVTSGAASQWKVVEVERLSRDQIIDRLSDVNRNKGE; translated from the coding sequence TTGACGAAGCTGAATATCAAAGTTGTTCCTGGCGCATCCAGGACTGAAATCGCTGGCTGGATGGGCGACGCCCTCAGGGTCCGGGTGGCCGCGCCACCTGAAAAGGGAAAGGCCAATCGCGAGGCGGAAAGGCTTCTTTCAAGAGTGCTCGGGCTTCCCGAAGGGGATGTCCGTGTGACGTCCGGTGCTGCATCGCAATGGAAGGTCGTGGAGGTGGAGAGGCTTTCCCGGGACCAGATCATTGACAGGCTGAGTGATGTGAACAGGAATAAAGGCGAATAA
- a CDS encoding addiction module protein — MNDNIVDTIRKLPLMERIQLVEAIWDTIAEDAPMQLGVGEVDVAEFERRWKAHQVAPEDAASWDEVRKKLFRDS; from the coding sequence ATGAACGACAATATTGTAGATACGATCCGTAAGCTGCCACTGATGGAGCGCATCCAGTTGGTTGAAGCGATCTGGGACACCATTGCCGAGGACGCGCCAATGCAGCTGGGTGTCGGTGAAGTGGATGTCGCAGAGTTCGAGCGGCGCTGGAAAGCGCACCAGGTGGCACCTGAAGATGCGGCCTCCTGGGACGAGGTCCGGAAAAAATTATTCAGGGATAGCTGA
- a CDS encoding type II toxin-antitoxin system RelE/ParE family toxin yields the protein MKISIRKEAEQEMMDAREWYEVRLPGLGDVLGLSVEQALDAIIEMPAAHPYIAKRFRHVLLRKFPFSLVYIQQDDEIIILSCFHHRRRPGSWRQRQ from the coding sequence ATGAAGATATCCATCCGCAAGGAGGCGGAGCAGGAGATGATGGATGCCAGGGAATGGTATGAAGTTCGGCTGCCTGGTCTCGGTGACGTTCTTGGTCTTTCCGTTGAGCAAGCGCTTGATGCGATTATAGAGATGCCTGCGGCGCATCCATACATAGCAAAGCGCTTTCGGCATGTTTTGCTCAGGAAGTTTCCCTTTTCATTGGTGTATATTCAGCAGGATGATGAAATCATCATTCTGTCTTGCTTCCACCATCGGCGACGGCCGGGTAGTTGGCGCCAGAGGCAATGA
- the blaOXA gene encoding class D beta-lactamase produces the protein MRGMLAAWLVVVVLAGCSSAWTDNADVERLFLEADVAGTFVLLDTSTGKLSGYNRSRAEKRFVPASTFKIPNSVIGLAVGAVQSVDEVLPYGGQPQTFESWERDMPLREAITLSNVPVYQGLARRIGMERMRDHVASLDFGNNEIGSRVDRFWLDGPLEISAIEQAGFLSRLVRDQLPVPTEVQSAVRDILLLEQGDGWSLYGKTGWENAPGPGVGWWVGWVEKDGKLFTFAMNMDIHQVSDAGKRIELSKASLKALGVL, from the coding sequence TTGCGAGGTATGCTCGCTGCATGGCTTGTGGTCGTGGTGCTTGCCGGTTGTTCGTCGGCGTGGACAGACAATGCAGACGTCGAGCGTTTGTTCCTGGAGGCGGATGTTGCAGGCACCTTTGTGCTGCTGGATACCAGCACAGGAAAGCTGTCAGGCTACAACAGATCTAGAGCTGAAAAGCGCTTCGTCCCGGCCTCCACCTTCAAGATTCCCAATAGCGTCATCGGGCTTGCGGTTGGAGCGGTTCAGAGTGTGGACGAGGTGCTGCCCTACGGCGGACAGCCACAAACCTTCGAATCGTGGGAACGAGACATGCCGTTGAGGGAGGCCATCACCCTCTCCAATGTTCCTGTATACCAGGGGCTGGCAAGACGTATCGGTATGGAAAGAATGCGGGACCATGTCGCCAGCCTGGATTTTGGTAACAATGAGATCGGCTCGCGCGTCGACAGGTTCTGGCTGGACGGCCCCCTTGAAATCAGCGCCATCGAGCAGGCCGGGTTCCTGTCGCGTCTTGTTCGGGACCAGCTTCCCGTACCCACTGAAGTGCAGTCTGCTGTGCGTGATATTCTCCTTCTGGAGCAGGGTGATGGCTGGAGCCTCTACGGCAAGACGGGCTGGGAGAACGCTCCTGGGCCAGGAGTAGGCTGGTGGGTGGGCTGGGTCGAGAAGGACGGCAAGCTGTTCACCTTCGCGATGAACATGGATATTCATCAGGTGTCTGACGCAGGAAAACGTATTGAGTTAAGCAAGGCAAGTCTGAAGGCATTGGGTGTGCTGTGA
- a CDS encoding AraC family transcriptional regulator codes for MPNADTLLHPVAIAQVMVNFAAQLGADRDTCLLGTGLTESALLDSDTLVTRAQEMRLIENLILALPDEPALGFRLGLQYSLSNFGLWGFALRTSRTLREAAHRALRYLPLSTAYCQITPIDEAGGFGVTMDPDTIPSHLRQFLLERDMATGFNLLNELSLAGKLVVTLAFRGPPQDYADHIAQACAITPTYHSPNNAIMVQSDDADRPLPTYDAQLVRMLDDQCRLRLQRLQTASLGDQVRQQLHGPLGLVASLDEIARALALSPRSLRRKLDQEGTRFRALVEDERRQIALQFLRSSEMKLDELAIHLGYTDTASFTRAFRRWMGCSPGEYRQRQSDEG; via the coding sequence ATGCCGAACGCCGACACCCTTCTCCATCCTGTCGCCATTGCCCAGGTAATGGTCAACTTTGCTGCCCAACTGGGCGCAGACCGTGACACCTGTCTGCTGGGTACCGGCCTCACCGAATCGGCCCTGCTGGACAGCGACACGCTGGTCACCCGCGCCCAGGAGATGCGGCTGATCGAGAACCTGATACTGGCCCTGCCCGACGAACCCGCCCTGGGTTTCCGGCTCGGGCTGCAATACAGCCTGTCCAACTTCGGCCTCTGGGGGTTTGCCCTGCGCACCAGCCGGACCTTGCGCGAAGCCGCACACCGCGCCCTGCGCTACCTGCCCCTCAGCACCGCCTATTGCCAGATCACCCCGATTGACGAGGCCGGCGGCTTCGGCGTGACCATGGACCCGGACACCATCCCCTCACACCTGCGCCAGTTTCTGCTGGAACGGGATATGGCCACCGGCTTCAACCTGCTCAACGAACTCAGCCTGGCGGGCAAGCTGGTGGTCACGCTGGCCTTCCGGGGGCCGCCGCAGGATTACGCCGACCATATCGCGCAGGCTTGCGCGATCACACCGACCTACCACAGCCCCAACAACGCCATCATGGTGCAAAGCGACGACGCCGACCGCCCCTTGCCCACCTACGACGCGCAACTGGTGCGCATGCTCGACGATCAATGTCGGCTGCGCCTGCAACGCCTGCAAACTGCCAGCCTGGGAGATCAGGTACGTCAGCAACTGCACGGCCCACTGGGTCTGGTCGCCTCCCTGGACGAGATCGCCCGGGCACTGGCGCTGTCGCCCCGCAGCCTGCGCCGCAAACTGGATCAGGAAGGCACCCGCTTTCGGGCGCTGGTAGAGGATGAGCGCCGTCAGATTGCCCTGCAGTTTCTGCGCAGCAGCGAGATGAAGCTGGACGAACTCGCCATTCATCTTGGCTACACCGATACCGCCAGCTTCACCCGCGCCTTCCGGCGCTGGATGGGCTGCTCGCCCGGAGAGTATCGGCAGCGACAGAGCGATGAAGGCTAG
- a CDS encoding fatty acid desaturase family protein, with the protein MSEELAVLNKQAIAAAKRHMGQVCWPTAFMAVGVVAAFVATLVLFAQGVLPVWVAVLLVGVLTYFSYTPLHEAAHGNIHGSNEKLKWLNDLCGFLVAPLIAVPYASHRHEHFTHHRYTNQPDKDPDYVVSGMGKGPWQALVTIVKFIWVQNSFFVTHHWHTASLKERTVYGLELTVSLGWRAAFVLLAGQQGAWLVVLLGYLLGGFFTGYWFAYRPHIPYQDPARYRNTNSLIMPVWMKPLEWFWLGQNLHSIHHLFPRVPFYRYHALHREIEPVMRAHGTPIVGIFSRQPEPTRNR; encoded by the coding sequence ATGTCGGAAGAGCTTGCGGTACTGAACAAACAGGCCATTGCGGCCGCGAAGCGGCATATGGGGCAGGTGTGCTGGCCCACCGCGTTCATGGCGGTCGGGGTGGTGGCCGCCTTTGTTGCGACGCTGGTGCTGTTCGCCCAGGGCGTATTACCGGTATGGGTGGCGGTGCTGCTGGTGGGGGTGCTGACCTATTTCTCCTATACGCCGCTCCACGAGGCGGCCCACGGCAATATCCACGGCAGCAACGAAAAACTGAAGTGGCTGAATGACCTGTGCGGTTTCCTGGTGGCGCCGCTTATCGCCGTGCCCTACGCCTCTCACCGCCATGAGCACTTCACCCATCATCGTTATACCAATCAGCCGGACAAGGACCCGGACTATGTGGTGAGCGGGATGGGCAAGGGGCCGTGGCAGGCGCTGGTGACGATCGTGAAATTCATCTGGGTACAGAACAGTTTTTTTGTCACGCACCACTGGCACACGGCCTCGCTGAAAGAGCGCACTGTCTATGGCCTTGAGTTGACGGTGTCACTGGGATGGCGGGCGGCCTTTGTGCTGCTGGCGGGCCAGCAGGGCGCATGGCTCGTGGTGCTGCTGGGCTATTTGCTGGGTGGCTTTTTTACCGGCTACTGGTTTGCCTATCGCCCGCATATTCCCTATCAGGACCCCGCGCGCTACCGCAATACCAACAGCCTCATCATGCCGGTCTGGATGAAGCCGCTGGAATGGTTCTGGCTGGGGCAGAACCTGCACTCCATTCATCACCTGTTTCCCCGGGTGCCGTTTTACCGATACCACGCTCTGCACCGGGAGATCGAGCCGGTCATGCGCGCCCACGGCACGCCGATTGTGGGCATCTTCAGCCGGCAGCCTGAGCCAACCCGAAACCGCTAA
- a CDS encoding YebC/PmpR family DNA-binding transcriptional regulator: MGRAYQNRKDAMAKTSDMKARVYSRYGREIYVCAKNGGPDPSANLALRGLIERAKKDQVPGHVIDKALDKAKGGAGEDYSPARYEGYGPGGCMALIECLTDNPNRTFGDVRNAFTKAKCKIGTQGTVSHMFDHVAIFVFAHEDEDAVLEALLDAEVDVTDIENEDGTLTVFAPHTAYAKARQALVNAVGDIDFQVDDVQFIPQSMTTLSNPDDQQLFDKFMAMLNDLDDVQNVYHNVALD, translated from the coding sequence ATGGGGCGCGCCTACCAGAACCGCAAAGATGCCATGGCCAAGACCTCGGACATGAAAGCCCGGGTCTACAGCCGCTATGGCCGGGAAATCTATGTCTGCGCGAAAAACGGCGGGCCGGACCCTTCTGCCAACCTGGCCCTGCGCGGCCTGATCGAGCGGGCCAAGAAGGACCAGGTGCCGGGGCATGTGATCGACAAGGCGCTCGACAAGGCCAAGGGCGGAGCCGGCGAAGACTACTCACCCGCGCGTTACGAGGGGTATGGCCCCGGCGGCTGTATGGCACTGATCGAATGCCTGACGGATAACCCGAACCGCACCTTCGGTGATGTGCGTAACGCCTTCACCAAGGCCAAGTGCAAGATCGGCACCCAGGGCACCGTCAGTCATATGTTCGACCATGTGGCGATCTTCGTGTTCGCCCATGAGGATGAAGATGCGGTGCTTGAAGCCCTGCTGGATGCCGAAGTCGATGTCACCGATATCGAAAACGAGGACGGCACACTCACCGTCTTCGCGCCCCACACCGCCTATGCCAAAGCGCGCCAGGCACTGGTGAATGCCGTAGGCGATATCGATTTCCAGGTGGACGATGTCCAGTTCATCCCGCAAAGCATGACCACGCTCAGCAACCCGGACGACCAGCAGCTGTTCGATAAATTCATGGCCATGCTGAACGACCTGGACGACGTGCAGAACGTGTACCACAACGTGGCGCTGGATTAG
- a CDS encoding extensin family protein, with translation MHRFPRHHLTWPQRLIVGALLLLLVMLIVVLSIRPWRMLPPAWNPWAPLAVEHAMTPVTRNKLRRLKHAPAAQCHAILEQVPEGQLHFLPLEDYTPVESCPLTNVIRLHHTSVAFNAPFTLNCPLAVAWVMYEQQALQPIAQRRLGQPVVGVTHMGAFSCRNIYHRENARRSEHATASALDVAAFELRDGRRITVLDGWDGDRRESRFLREAHEAACDYFGTVLGPDYNAPHADHFHFGTRGMRFCR, from the coding sequence TTGCACAGATTCCCGCGCCACCACCTCACCTGGCCCCAACGCCTGATCGTCGGCGCACTGCTGCTGTTGCTGGTGATGCTGATCGTCGTGTTGTCCATACGCCCCTGGCGCATGTTGCCACCGGCCTGGAACCCCTGGGCGCCACTGGCGGTGGAGCATGCCATGACGCCGGTGACGCGCAACAAGCTGCGTCGGTTGAAGCATGCCCCAGCGGCCCAGTGCCATGCGATTCTGGAGCAGGTGCCGGAAGGTCAGCTGCACTTCCTGCCGCTGGAGGACTACACGCCCGTGGAAAGTTGCCCGCTCACCAATGTCATTCGCCTGCACCACACCAGTGTGGCCTTCAATGCGCCGTTTACGCTGAACTGTCCGCTGGCGGTGGCGTGGGTGATGTACGAGCAGCAGGCCTTGCAGCCGATTGCGCAGCGTCGGCTGGGGCAGCCGGTGGTGGGCGTCACGCATATGGGGGCGTTTTCCTGCCGCAATATCTACCACCGCGAAAACGCGCGGCGCAGCGAGCATGCCACGGCGTCGGCGCTGGATGTGGCGGCGTTCGAGTTGCGCGATGGGCGGCGGATTACCGTGCTGGACGGGTGGGACGGCGATCGGCGTGAGTCACGTTTTCTGCGCGAGGCACATGAGGCGGCGTGTGATTATTTCGGTACGGTGCTGGGGCCGGATTACAACGCCCCGCATGCCGATCATTTTCATTTCGGCACGCGGGGTATGCGTTTCTGCCGTTAA